The following nucleotide sequence is from Pirellulales bacterium.
GAGAGCTTCTTGCCGCTTGCGCCCGATTTTATCGCCGTTCGCGGCGCGGCGTGTTGCGGCGATCGCGCTGGCCGATTGGACCCGCGCCGCGTCGAGCGGCTTCGCGGCTTACTGCCCGCAGTCCAATTAGCGCAAACGTGATATTGCAAGGTGGCGAAGCGTCCGCCTCGCCCCCTCGTCCCTCGCCCCAAATTCATCCGGCGAATTTGCTTGACAGCACTGCAATCAGGCTCAATACTGGCGGCGTGATTTGCCGACAGTCTGCGGCCAGGACGCCGCAATTTTCCGAACCTGAAAGCCGGCAAGGAGGGGCTTTTCATGGAACAGGTTCGGCCAAGGCAGGAAAGTCGCAGAGGAGTCTAGCCGTGCCTCAGTCCGTTCTGGAAGCGATCAAGCAGGGATTTTGGGACTTCGAGCCGCCGATCGTGAACGACGGCCAATTCGACGCCACCCGGGCCGTTCCAGGCAGCAACGAAAAGCTCGCCATCTTAGCCGAGCGGCTCCGCCAGGGCTTGCCCCTCTGGCACCCCGCCGATGTCCTCGATTTCGAGCATCTCGCCGACCGGCAAGATTGAATCCACGCACCGAGCGCCAGATTGCCAATGCGGCGGAATCGTATCGACGAGCCCGCAGTGCCAGCAAGGAACTGTTGGCATTTTTGCTTGCTTGCGTTGCGGGTTCCTATGCGGCTGTTTGCTTTTCGGCAGACTCGGCGGTCGCTTTTTGTGCCGCCCCCTTTGGCGACGCCTGCGTCGGCTTGAGCAGATCGAGCGGCGAGAACCATTGCTGCAAGCTGTTCCAAACCAGCGCCGCGCGCAACGTCGAAAAATATTCGCTCACTCGCTGCCGCTGCTGGGGAGCAACATCGGCCAGCCAGCGCTCCAGCCGTCGCGCATTGTCGGCCATGGCCGCCATTCCCGCCGAGGCCGTGCCTTTGGGGTGGCCCTCCAGAGCTGAAATCTGGTCCAAGATGCCCAACTGCCGCACCCGCTCGGCCTGCCGCTTCACCAGCGCTATTCGCCCCGTTTCCGGCTCCGAGAAATATCGGTCGGCCTCGCGGAAGAACCAGCACTCGGCCAACAGATCGACATTTTCCAGCAACCGAGCCCGCTGCTCCTTGTCGATTTGCGTTAGACACTTCGTCAAATCGATGCCGTGCGCCAGTTCTTGTTCGACCCGATTCAACAGCCGCTGCTGGATGTCGGCCGGTTCGTCGCGCAAGTGCGTTTGCACCAGCCAACGAAATAGCCCCTGCTGATCGGCCTGTTCGGGCTCGGGCAACCGCTGGATAAACGCGGCCACGGCCACCACGGCAATCGACGCCGTCGCCGCGCCGATAATCGCCAGGCCAATCAACAATCCTCGGCGCTTCATAGTTTGCTTCTCGTTGGTGATCGCGACGCAAATGTTGGAATCGAGCGTTGGCGTGGGCAAAACAGGAGGCGATGCCCGCGCCCCGCCCGCGCAAACGGCAACAAAACCTCCCTGTCCATTCATACCCGCTGCCGCGCCGATGGGTTTTCAATTCCGGCGCCCAAGTATACGATGGTCTGGCCGCAGGGTGAAAGAGGAGAGTGCAAAACAACCCGCATCCGCCGGCCGTGCATTTTCTCCCGCCGCGGCAAAGCCCCGTGCTTACGCTGGCAGCGTGAGTGCCCGCTTCCCTCTGTTCGCAATCCGAAGAGCCTCGAACCATGCCCAGCGTGCAGCTCACGATTCCGCACCATCTGAGTCAGGAAGAAGCGCTCGAGCGCCTCAAGGGTTTGCTCGCCAAGGTGAAGGCCCGCTATCAGAATCAGGTCAGCGACCTGGAAGAAACCTGGACCGACAACGTCGTGCAGTTCGGCTTCAAAACCTACGGCTTCACGATCGCCGGCAGCATGAGGGTCGAGCCATCCGAGGTGCGATTCGACGCCAAGGTGCCGATGGCCGCCATGATGTTCAAGGGGAAAATCGAACAAACCCTTCGCGACGAAATCACGCGCGTGCTGGAGAAGGCTTGAGGCCGTAGGCTACATGCTGAAGGTACGAAGTCATCCGCAGTCACCATTCTCGTCCCAGCCCGCAGCTGGCTTGCGGTTTCGCGCGTTCTGTAGCCTGTAGCTTCTCTCTATTCCCATTCTGCCGATTCTGCCGCCTCATTTTCTTGCCCTCCCGCTTTGCGCGGGCAATAATCAGGTGAACGGTTCTGTATATTTGAGCAGGCTTTTTTGGCGCGCATGCCGCGCGCTGCTCCGGCATTCCGGCGAGGTGGAACACATGGATACATCGACACTGCATACGGCGGCGCTGCATCCAGCGGCGCTTCGGCAACTGAAATCGCCGTTCGGCAAAGCGTTGGGCGCTCTGGCGTTCACGGCGATCTTCGCCATGCTCGCCCCGAAGGCGATGGCCCAAGCGACGACGCAATCGGCCTTGCCCCCGCCCACCGCTCGGACCGCGCCTGCCGACGACCCCTTCGCCGAAACTCCGCCGCCGGCGAAAGCCGCACAGACGAAATCGCAACTCACACCGGGCGCTAGCTCGCCCAAGCCCGACACGACAGCCATGCCCGGTCCCGGCGCATCCCAAACTCCTGCCGCCAGATCGCCCGACGACCTCAGCTTCCCCAATGCGATTCCAAGCGCGACTCCGGCAACCGCTCCGCAATCTCCCGCCGCCAAATCGCATGCCGGCAACAATCCGTTTGGCGACGACACCGGCGTCGACACCGAGCCGGGCAAGCTCACGCCCGTCCCCCGCGCAAACCACGACACCACCGTTCCCACGCCGAATCCTCCCGCCAGCCCGAGCACGGAATCCACTCCTCTCGTTCCCATGCCGCCGAGCGATTTGAAATCGACCGAAACCGAAATGGCCCCCGGCCAAGCCGAATTCAAGCAAGGCCAGGATCTCGCGGCAGCCGGCAAATATGCCCAAGCCATCGAGGCCTATAAGAAATCGCTCAAGCTCGCGAAAAACGAAGCCAGCACTTACGAAGCGCTCGGCGTTGCCTATCGCATGCTCGATCGCTACGACGACGCGGTCAACGCATTCACCGACGCCATTCGGCTCGAGCCGGAAATTGCCGAGCCTTATCTGCGCCGCGGGATCTGCTGGTTCCACAAAGGTGAATACGGCCTGGCGATTCTCGATTTCGACGACGCCGCCGGCATCGATTTCACCGATCCCCGCGCCGCTACCTGGAAAGGCATGACGCTGGCCAGCGAAGGACGTTTCCTCGATGCCGTGAACGCCTATTCCACGGCCATCCGCTACGACAATCGCTTCGCGCTGGCGCACATCAATCGCGGCTTGGCCTATGCCGCATTGAAAGATTACACGAAAGCCGTCGTCGATTTCAATTCGGCAATCAATGTCACTCCCAACGACCCGACGCTCTATTTCAAACGCGCGGTGGCTCAGTCCGGCGGAGGCGATTGGAATGCCGCGATCCTCTCCTACAACGAAGCGATTCGCCTCGACAAGCAGTATGCCGCGGCCTACAAGAATCGCGGCGAGGCTTATCAACAACTCGGCGACACGGCCCGCGCCCAAGCCGACGCCCGCCGCGCCCAAGAACTCTCCTTGGCCGCCGACCATAAAACGGCCAGCGCACGATGAATCTCGACACCCCCGCCCGGCCACTGCCCCCGCAGCCCGGCCACTGCCCCGCCCGGCCACTGCCCCGCAGCACGGGGACTGTCCCTATTTTTCGGAATCTTCGGAGAAAAACAGGCCCTGTCCCCACCGCAAGGCGAGGCCCTGTCCCCCTGCCCCAGCCGCAAGGTGAATGACGAATGTCGAACCACGAACGCTTGGCCAAGCTAAAGCCATGTCCTCCATTCGTGCTTCGTCACTAGACATTAGACAT
It contains:
- a CDS encoding polyhydroxyalkanoic acid system family protein gives rise to the protein MPSVQLTIPHHLSQEEALERLKGLLAKVKARYQNQVSDLEETWTDNVVQFGFKTYGFTIAGSMRVEPSEVRFDAKVPMAAMMFKGKIEQTLRDEITRVLEKA
- a CDS encoding tetratricopeptide repeat protein translates to MDTSTLHTAALHPAALRQLKSPFGKALGALAFTAIFAMLAPKAMAQATTQSALPPPTARTAPADDPFAETPPPAKAAQTKSQLTPGASSPKPDTTAMPGPGASQTPAARSPDDLSFPNAIPSATPATAPQSPAAKSHAGNNPFGDDTGVDTEPGKLTPVPRANHDTTVPTPNPPASPSTESTPLVPMPPSDLKSTETEMAPGQAEFKQGQDLAAAGKYAQAIEAYKKSLKLAKNEASTYEALGVAYRMLDRYDDAVNAFTDAIRLEPEIAEPYLRRGICWFHKGEYGLAILDFDDAAGIDFTDPRAATWKGMTLASEGRFLDAVNAYSTAIRYDNRFALAHINRGLAYAALKDYTKAVVDFNSAINVTPNDPTLYFKRAVAQSGGGDWNAAILSYNEAIRLDKQYAAAYKNRGEAYQQLGDTARAQADARRAQELSLAADHKTASAR